One genomic window of Cupriavidus oxalaticus includes the following:
- a CDS encoding RNA polymerase sigma factor yields MPPSPQPSYAAPAGPDRLEALLQAVAVGDRQALRGLYDLTATKLFGLALRITGRRDWAEDVVQESFVSIWHHAGDYRPHLAAPMTWMTAIVRNRALDSLRRAAAARVAQTVELEEDLGEWLADDAAGPAELADASQQARALNRCLQRLEQAQRQAIVLAYLHDLSHAELAARLRVPLGTVKSWVRRGLERLRHCLEAAT; encoded by the coding sequence GTGCCGCCCTCCCCCCAGCCGTCTTATGCCGCGCCCGCCGGTCCCGACCGGCTGGAGGCGCTGCTGCAGGCCGTGGCCGTGGGCGACCGCCAGGCACTGCGCGGCCTCTATGACCTCACCGCAACGAAACTGTTTGGCCTCGCGCTGCGTATCACTGGCAGGCGCGATTGGGCGGAGGATGTCGTGCAGGAAAGCTTTGTCAGCATCTGGCACCACGCCGGCGACTATCGGCCGCATCTGGCCGCGCCGATGACCTGGATGACAGCGATCGTGCGCAACCGGGCGCTCGACAGCCTGCGCCGCGCCGCCGCCGCGCGCGTTGCGCAGACCGTCGAGCTGGAAGAAGACCTGGGCGAGTGGCTGGCCGATGACGCCGCCGGCCCCGCCGAGCTGGCCGATGCCAGCCAGCAGGCGCGCGCGCTGAACCGCTGCCTGCAACGGCTGGAGCAGGCGCAGCGGCAGGCGATCGTGCTCGCGTACCTGCACGATCTGAGCCATGCCGAGCTGGCGGCACGGCTGCGCGTGCCGCTGGGCACAGTCAAGTCCTGGGTGCGCCGCGGCCTGGAGCGGCTGCGCCACTGCCTGGAGGCGGCGACATGA
- the argH gene encoding argininosuccinate lyase produces MSTSQLAKKGEAWSARFSEPMSDLVKRYTASVFFDKRLALFDIQGSLAHAAMLAKQGIIAEADRAEIERGMAQIKGEIEAGSFEWKLDLEDVHLNIEARLTALVGDAGKRLHTGRSRNDQVATDIRLWLRSEIDNIIALLGALRVSLLDLADKNADTILPGFTHLQVAQPVTFGHHLLAYVEMFTRDAERMADCRKRVNRLPLGAAALAGTSYPIDREFVAQQLGFDGVCRNSLDAVSDRDFAIEFCAAAALVMTHVSRFSEELVLWMSPRVGFIDIADRFCTGSSIMPQKKNPDVPELARGKTGRVNGHLIGLLTLMKGQPLAYNKDNQEDKEPLFDTVDTVVDTLRIFADMVPGITVKPEAMRAAALQGYATATDLADYLVKKGLPFRDAHEAVAHAVRACDSRQCDLADLTVAELRDVSGLGDKAALIGDDVHAVLTLEGSVAARNHVGGTAPDQVRAAIADARTALKG; encoded by the coding sequence ATGTCCACCTCCCAACTTGCCAAGAAAGGCGAAGCCTGGTCCGCCCGCTTCTCCGAACCGATGTCCGACCTGGTGAAGCGCTACACCGCCTCGGTGTTCTTCGACAAGCGCCTGGCCCTGTTCGACATCCAGGGTTCGCTGGCCCACGCGGCCATGCTGGCCAAGCAGGGCATCATCGCCGAGGCCGACCGCGCCGAGATCGAGCGCGGCATGGCCCAGATCAAGGGCGAGATCGAGGCCGGCAGCTTCGAATGGAAGCTGGACCTGGAAGACGTCCACCTGAATATCGAGGCGCGCCTGACCGCGCTGGTCGGCGATGCCGGCAAGCGCCTGCACACCGGCCGCTCGCGCAATGACCAGGTCGCGACCGACATCCGCCTGTGGCTGCGCAGCGAGATCGACAACATCATCGCGCTGCTCGGCGCGCTGCGCGTGTCGCTGCTGGACCTGGCAGACAAGAACGCCGACACCATCCTGCCGGGCTTCACCCACCTGCAGGTGGCGCAGCCGGTCACCTTCGGCCACCACCTGCTGGCCTACGTGGAAATGTTCACCCGCGATGCCGAGCGCATGGCCGACTGCCGCAAGCGCGTCAACCGCCTGCCGCTGGGCGCCGCCGCGCTGGCCGGCACCAGCTACCCGATCGACCGCGAGTTCGTGGCGCAGCAGCTGGGCTTTGACGGCGTCTGCCGCAATTCGCTGGACGCCGTGTCGGACCGCGACTTCGCCATCGAATTCTGCGCCGCCGCCGCGCTGGTGATGACGCACGTGTCGCGCTTCTCGGAAGAACTGGTGCTGTGGATGAGCCCGCGCGTGGGCTTTATCGACATCGCCGACCGCTTCTGCACCGGCAGCTCGATCATGCCGCAGAAGAAGAACCCCGACGTGCCCGAGCTGGCGCGCGGCAAGACCGGCCGCGTCAATGGCCACCTGATCGGCCTGCTGACGCTGATGAAGGGCCAGCCGCTGGCTTACAACAAGGACAACCAGGAAGACAAGGAGCCGCTGTTCGACACGGTCGACACCGTGGTGGACACGCTGCGCATCTTCGCCGACATGGTGCCGGGCATCACCGTCAAGCCGGAAGCGATGCGCGCCGCCGCGCTGCAGGGCTACGCCACCGCCACCGACCTGGCCGACTACCTGGTCAAGAAGGGCCTGCCCTTCCGCGACGCCCACGAAGCCGTGGCCCACGCCGTGCGTGCCTGCGACAGCCGCCAGTGCGACCTGGCCGACCTGACCGTGGCCGAGCTGCGCGACGTGTCGGGCCTGGGCGACAAGGCCGCGCTGATCGGCGACGATGTGCATGCCGTGCTGACGCTCGAGGGCTCGGTCGCCGCGCGCAACCATGTCGGCGGCACCGCGCCGGACCAGGTGCGCGCTGCCATTGCCGACGCACGTACGGCACTGAAAGGCTAA
- the hemC gene encoding hydroxymethylbilane synthase, with product MQASAIPSSSTAVVSSNLPQKLVIASRESRLAMWQAEHVRAALQQYYPACDVSILGMTTRGDQILDRTLSKVGGKGLFVKELEFAMDEGRADLAVHSLKDVPMELPPGFALTAVMEREDPRDALVSNSFASLDEMPPGTVVGTSSLRREALLRTRYPHLVVKPLRGNLDTRLGKLDRGEYGAIILAAAGLKRLGLNDRIRAVIPVESSLPAAGQGALGIEIPSNRPELAAWLAPLNHQPTLLAVAAERAVARMLNGSCQVPLAAHAYWDGDQLRLDAFVGMPDGTRGLRAAVAGPATDLRAAEALGQACARDLLAQGAEAILAALADPAAASPGTPGTQPPA from the coding sequence ATGCAAGCATCCGCCATCCCGTCTTCCTCTACCGCTGTCGTGTCTAGCAACCTTCCGCAAAAGCTCGTCATTGCCTCCCGCGAGAGCCGTCTGGCCATGTGGCAGGCTGAACATGTGCGTGCTGCATTGCAACAATACTATCCCGCGTGTGACGTGTCCATTCTTGGCATGACCACGCGCGGAGACCAGATTCTAGACCGTACGCTGTCGAAAGTCGGCGGCAAGGGTCTGTTTGTCAAAGAACTGGAGTTCGCGATGGACGAAGGCCGCGCGGACCTGGCGGTGCATTCGCTCAAGGATGTGCCGATGGAACTGCCTCCCGGCTTCGCGCTGACCGCGGTGATGGAGCGCGAGGACCCGCGCGACGCACTGGTTTCGAACAGCTTTGCCTCGCTCGACGAGATGCCGCCCGGCACCGTGGTCGGCACCTCCAGCCTGCGCCGCGAGGCCTTGCTGCGCACCCGCTATCCGCACCTGGTGGTCAAGCCGCTGCGCGGCAACCTCGACACGCGGCTCGGCAAGCTTGACCGGGGCGAATATGGCGCCATCATTCTGGCCGCCGCGGGGCTCAAGCGCCTGGGCCTGAATGACCGCATCCGCGCGGTGATCCCCGTTGAGTCGTCGCTGCCCGCGGCCGGGCAGGGTGCGCTTGGCATCGAGATCCCGTCCAATCGCCCCGAGCTCGCCGCCTGGCTGGCTCCGCTCAACCACCAGCCGACGCTGCTGGCCGTGGCCGCTGAGCGCGCCGTGGCGCGCATGCTGAACGGTTCGTGCCAGGTACCGCTGGCGGCCCACGCATACTGGGACGGCGACCAGCTCAGGCTCGACGCCTTTGTCGGCATGCCCGACGGCACGCGCGGCCTGCGCGCCGCCGTTGCCGGCCCGGCCACCGACCTGCGCGCCGCGGAAGCCCTTGGCCAGGCCTGCGCGCGCGACCTGCTGGCGCAGGGCGCCGAAGCGATCCTCGCCGCGCTCGCCGATCCCGCCGCCGCCTCGCCCGGCACGCCCGGCACGCAACCTCCCGCCTGA
- a CDS encoding TRAP transporter large permease codes for MTQFLIANMAPIMFASLVVFLLSGFPIAFALAANGLLFAFIGIELGMLPPELLQALPSRLFGIIENDTLLAIPFFTFMGLILERSGMAEDLLDTIGQLFGPIRGGLAYAVIFVGALLAATTGVVAASVISMGLISLPLMLKYKYDKRLASGVIAASGTLAQIIPPSLVLIVLADQLGRSVGDMYKGAFVPGLVLTGLYMGYVLLISLIKPAAVPALPIEARTFREPSGKSGAASVLVLTALSVAVGVAVDMLYKPEAPLDERLVISVGAAILFAFVLAVINKALKLNLLSQMAEKVTFVLIPPLALIFLVLGTIFIGVATPTEGGGMGALGALILALLKRRLDLGLTRQAMEATLKLSAFVIFILIGARVFSLTFYGVDGHVWVEHLLTALPGGQAGFLVAVNVLFFLLAFFLDFFELAFILVPLVGPVADKLGIDLIWFGVLLAVNMQTSFMHPPFGFSLFYLRSVAPREVKTADIYWGAVPFVVIQLIMVALIIVFPGLVTTGGHEAQDRSVTRDLSIDLDSASPKPAAPSLSVPAPAGQSGGGEGLELPAQPATESEPSAPQFEFEKKKN; via the coding sequence ATGACGCAATTCCTGATTGCGAACATGGCCCCGATCATGTTCGCCTCCCTGGTCGTATTCCTGCTGTCGGGCTTCCCGATCGCGTTCGCGCTTGCCGCCAATGGCCTGCTCTTCGCCTTCATCGGCATCGAGCTGGGCATGCTGCCTCCCGAACTGCTGCAGGCGCTGCCCAGCCGACTGTTCGGCATCATCGAGAACGATACGCTGCTGGCGATCCCGTTCTTCACCTTCATGGGCCTGATCCTGGAACGCTCAGGCATGGCCGAGGACCTGCTCGACACCATCGGCCAGCTGTTCGGCCCGATCCGCGGCGGTCTCGCCTATGCGGTGATCTTCGTCGGTGCGCTGCTGGCGGCAACCACCGGCGTGGTGGCTGCTTCGGTGATCTCGATGGGCCTGATCTCGCTGCCGCTGATGCTCAAGTACAAATACGACAAGCGGCTGGCCTCGGGCGTGATCGCCGCGTCGGGCACGCTGGCGCAGATCATCCCGCCGTCGCTGGTGCTGATCGTGCTGGCCGACCAGCTGGGCCGCTCGGTCGGCGACATGTACAAGGGCGCCTTCGTACCGGGACTGGTGCTGACCGGCCTGTACATGGGCTATGTGCTGCTGATCTCGCTGATCAAGCCGGCCGCAGTGCCCGCGCTGCCGATCGAGGCCCGCACCTTCCGCGAGCCCAGCGGCAAGAGCGGCGCGGCTTCGGTACTGGTGCTGACCGCACTGTCCGTCGCGGTGGGCGTGGCCGTTGACATGCTGTACAAGCCCGAGGCACCGCTGGACGAGCGCCTGGTGATCTCGGTGGGCGCTGCGATCCTGTTCGCCTTCGTGCTCGCGGTCATCAACAAGGCGCTCAAGCTGAACCTGCTGTCACAGATGGCGGAAAAGGTCACCTTCGTGCTGATTCCGCCGCTGGCGCTGATCTTCCTGGTGCTCGGCACGATCTTCATCGGCGTCGCTACGCCGACCGAAGGCGGCGGCATGGGCGCACTGGGTGCGCTGATCCTCGCCCTGCTCAAGCGCCGCCTGGACCTCGGGCTGACACGACAGGCAATGGAGGCGACGCTGAAACTGTCGGCCTTCGTGATCTTTATCCTGATCGGTGCGCGGGTGTTCTCGCTGACCTTCTACGGCGTGGACGGCCATGTCTGGGTGGAGCACCTGCTGACCGCCTTGCCCGGCGGCCAGGCCGGCTTCCTGGTGGCGGTGAACGTACTGTTCTTCCTGCTGGCGTTCTTCCTCGACTTCTTCGAACTGGCTTTTATCCTCGTGCCCCTGGTTGGCCCTGTGGCGGACAAGCTTGGCATCGACCTGATCTGGTTCGGCGTGCTGCTGGCGGTGAACATGCAGACTTCGTTCATGCACCCGCCGTTCGGCTTTTCGCTCTTCTACCTGCGGTCGGTGGCGCCGCGCGAGGTAAAGACCGCCGATATCTACTGGGGCGCGGTGCCGTTCGTGGTCATCCAGTTGATCATGGTGGCGTTGATCATCGTCTTCCCGGGCCTGGTCACCACCGGCGGCCACGAGGCCCAGGACCGCAGCGTGACGCGTGACCTTTCCATCGACCTGGATAGCGCCAGCCCCAAACCCGCGGCGCCGAGCCTGTCGGTGCCGGCGCCGGCCGGGCAATCGGGCGGCGGCGAGGGTCTGGAGTTGCCGGCCCAGCCAGCTACGGAGAGCGAGCCGTCGGCGCCCCAGTTCGAGTTCGAGAAAAAGAAGAACTAG
- the ppc gene encoding phosphoenolpyruvate carboxylase, which yields MTQHAARPTGRKTAASGASGTSAGASAAKDPAAGLGEANGASATKPTRTARRRSGTEGSSGATSRTAKRVSKPQLSIVSSNGTTIAAAVGRRTPDKDLPLREDIRFLGRLLGECLREQEGDAAFEVVETIRQTAVRFRRENDRAAGAELDRLLKRLSRDQTNQVVRAFSYFSHLANIAEDQHHNRRRRVHALAGSPPQAGSLQHALEKIDAAGVTGKQLRKFLDEALIVPVLTAHPTEVQRKSILDAEREIARLLAERDLPTTAREREHNTAQLRAKVTTLWQTRMLRDARLTVGDEIDNALSYYRTCFLRGIPQLMTELEEDIAAVFPTTRKRKGTPGTQPTPLAPFLQMGSWIGGDRDGNPNVTAETLEHASSQQAQMILDWYLDEVHALGAELSMSTLMVDASPELLALAERSPDISEHRADEPYRRALIGIYARLAATCKTLTGHAAPRRPVAPAEPYDSAEAFAADVQVVIDSLRENHGQALAGARIDALARAIGVFGFHLASVDMRQVSDVHEAVIAELFAAAGIAPDYAALPEQRKLELLLAELRQPRLLTLPWHEYSEQTRKELAIFAAARELRKRYGKRIARNYIISHTETLSDLVEVMLLQKESGMLQGTLGSKTDPARMELMVIPLFETIEDLRNAAGIMQSLLDLPGFDSVIAHHGVEQEVMLGYSDSNKDGGFLTSNWELYKAELALVQLFEERKVKLRLFHGRGGTVGRGGGPTYDAILSQPPGTVNGQIRLTEQGEIINSKFANAEIGRRNLETVVAATLEASLLPQQNAPRDLDMFEAVMQQLSDRAFTAYRDLVYETPGFKDYFFATTPITEIADLNLGSRPASRKLMDKKHRRIEDLRAIPWGFSWGQCRLLLPGWYGFGSAVKSLLDRAPDDKARKSAVTTLRRMVKTWPFFSTLLSNMDMVLAKTDLAVASRYAQLCDDAALRRNVFNRISKEWHLTSEMLALITGHQDRLADNPLLARSIKNRFAYLDPLNHLQVELLKRYRAGKDGDDIRVRRGIHLTINGVAAGLRNTG from the coding sequence ATGACGCAGCACGCTGCGCGCCCCACTGGCCGCAAGACCGCCGCTTCGGGCGCTTCGGGCACATCCGCCGGCGCTTCGGCCGCGAAGGATCCGGCCGCTGGCTTGGGTGAAGCAAACGGCGCATCCGCCACCAAACCGACCCGCACGGCCCGCCGCCGCAGCGGCACCGAAGGCAGCAGCGGCGCCACCTCACGCACCGCGAAGCGCGTCTCCAAACCCCAGCTTTCCATCGTGTCGAGCAACGGAACCACCATCGCGGCCGCCGTCGGCCGCCGCACCCCTGACAAAGACCTGCCGCTGCGCGAGGACATCCGCTTCCTGGGCCGCCTGCTGGGCGAATGCCTGCGCGAGCAGGAAGGCGACGCCGCCTTCGAGGTGGTCGAAACCATCCGCCAGACCGCGGTGCGCTTCCGCCGCGAGAACGACCGTGCCGCCGGCGCCGAGCTGGACCGCCTGCTCAAGCGCCTGTCGCGCGACCAGACCAACCAGGTGGTGCGCGCGTTCAGCTATTTCTCGCACCTGGCCAACATCGCCGAGGACCAGCACCACAACCGTCGCCGCCGCGTGCATGCGCTGGCCGGCTCGCCGCCGCAGGCCGGCAGCCTGCAGCACGCGCTGGAAAAGATCGACGCCGCCGGCGTCACCGGCAAGCAGCTGCGCAAGTTCCTGGACGAGGCGCTGATCGTGCCGGTGCTGACCGCGCACCCGACCGAAGTCCAGCGCAAGAGCATCCTGGACGCCGAGCGCGAGATCGCCCGCCTGCTGGCCGAGCGCGACCTGCCGACGACCGCGCGCGAGCGCGAGCACAACACCGCCCAGCTGCGCGCCAAGGTCACCACGCTGTGGCAGACCCGCATGCTGCGCGACGCGCGCCTGACGGTGGGCGACGAGATTGACAACGCGCTGTCTTACTACCGCACCTGCTTCCTGCGCGGTATCCCGCAGCTGATGACGGAGCTGGAAGAAGACATCGCCGCAGTGTTCCCGACCACGCGCAAGCGCAAGGGCACCCCGGGCACGCAGCCCACGCCGCTGGCGCCGTTCCTGCAGATGGGCTCGTGGATCGGTGGCGACCGCGACGGCAATCCCAACGTGACCGCCGAGACCCTGGAACACGCCTCCAGCCAGCAGGCCCAGATGATCCTGGACTGGTACCTGGATGAAGTCCATGCGCTGGGCGCCGAGCTGTCGATGTCGACACTGATGGTCGATGCCAGCCCCGAACTGCTGGCGCTGGCCGAGCGCTCGCCCGATATTTCCGAGCATCGCGCCGATGAACCGTATCGCCGCGCGCTGATCGGCATCTACGCGCGCCTGGCCGCCACCTGCAAGACGCTGACCGGCCACGCCGCGCCGCGCCGCCCGGTGGCGCCGGCCGAGCCCTATGACAGCGCCGAAGCCTTCGCCGCCGACGTGCAGGTGGTGATCGACTCGCTGCGCGAGAACCACGGCCAGGCGCTCGCAGGTGCGCGCATCGACGCGCTGGCGCGTGCCATCGGCGTGTTCGGCTTCCACCTGGCGTCAGTCGACATGCGCCAGGTGTCGGACGTGCACGAAGCCGTCATCGCCGAGCTGTTCGCCGCCGCCGGCATCGCCCCCGACTACGCCGCGCTGCCCGAGCAGCGCAAGCTGGAGCTGCTGCTGGCCGAGCTGCGCCAGCCGCGCCTGCTGACGCTGCCTTGGCACGAGTACTCCGAGCAGACCCGCAAGGAACTGGCGATCTTTGCCGCCGCGCGCGAGCTGCGCAAGCGCTACGGCAAGCGCATCGCGCGCAACTACATCATCTCGCACACCGAGACGCTGTCCGACCTGGTCGAGGTCATGCTGCTGCAGAAGGAATCCGGCATGCTGCAAGGCACGCTGGGCAGCAAGACCGATCCGGCGCGCATGGAACTGATGGTGATCCCGCTGTTCGAGACCATCGAGGACTTGCGCAACGCCGCCGGCATCATGCAGTCGCTGCTGGACCTGCCCGGCTTCGATTCGGTGATTGCGCACCATGGCGTCGAGCAGGAAGTGATGCTCGGCTACTCGGACTCCAACAAGGACGGCGGCTTCCTGACCTCCAACTGGGAGCTGTACAAGGCCGAGCTGGCGCTGGTGCAGCTGTTCGAGGAGCGCAAGGTCAAGCTGCGCCTGTTCCACGGCCGCGGCGGCACCGTCGGCCGCGGCGGCGGCCCGACCTACGACGCCATCCTGTCGCAGCCGCCGGGCACGGTCAACGGCCAGATCCGCCTGACCGAGCAGGGCGAGATCATCAACAGCAAGTTCGCCAACGCCGAGATCGGCCGGCGCAACCTGGAGACGGTGGTCGCGGCCACGCTGGAAGCATCGCTGCTGCCGCAGCAGAACGCGCCCAGGGACCTCGACATGTTCGAGGCGGTGATGCAGCAGCTGTCCGACCGCGCCTTCACGGCCTACCGCGACCTGGTCTACGAGACCCCGGGCTTCAAGGACTACTTCTTCGCCACCACGCCGATCACCGAGATCGCCGACCTGAACCTGGGCTCGCGTCCGGCCTCGCGCAAGCTGATGGACAAGAAGCACCGCCGCATCGAAGACCTGCGCGCGATCCCGTGGGGCTTCTCATGGGGCCAGTGCCGGCTGCTGCTGCCGGGCTGGTACGGCTTTGGCAGCGCGGTGAAGTCGCTGCTGGATCGCGCGCCGGACGACAAGGCACGCAAGTCCGCCGTCACCACGCTGCGCCGCATGGTCAAGACCTGGCCGTTCTTCTCCACGCTGCTGTCCAACATGGACATGGTGCTGGCCAAGACCGACCTGGCGGTGGCTTCGCGCTATGCGCAGCTGTGCGACGACGCGGCGCTGCGCCGCAATGTGTTCAACCGCATCAGCAAGGAATGGCACCTGACCAGCGAGATGCTGGCGCTGATCACCGGGCACCAGGACCGGCTGGCGGACAACCCGCTGCTGGCGCGGTCGATCAAGAACCGGTTTGCCTACCTGGATCCGCTGAACCACTTGCAGGTGGAACTGCTCAAGCGCTACCGGGCCGGCAAGGACGGGGATGATATCCGCGTACGGCGGGGGATCCACCTGACGATCAATGGGGTGGCGGCTGGGTTGCGCAATACTGGCTGA
- a CDS encoding TRAP transporter small permease subunit: MSFLMRISRLIDAVNEFFGHWAKWLILLAVLVCAGNAIIRYTFSVSSNAWLELQWYMFAGVFLLGAPYTLMGDEHVRIDVIAGRFSERTQVWIDIFGFLLFLLPISLIILWLSIPYFWLSYAGHEMSGNAGGLIRWPAKFLIVAGFFLLILQGLSELIKRFAYLKGELPFSAFRKHAVDPALEIAAIAQANQTGPSEKQ, from the coding sequence ATGTCTTTCCTTATGAGGATCTCGCGGCTTATCGACGCCGTGAACGAATTCTTCGGGCATTGGGCGAAATGGCTGATCCTGCTTGCCGTACTGGTCTGTGCAGGCAACGCCATCATTCGCTACACCTTCAGCGTCAGCTCCAATGCATGGCTTGAACTGCAGTGGTACATGTTCGCGGGGGTGTTCCTGCTGGGTGCCCCTTACACGCTGATGGGCGACGAGCATGTGCGCATCGACGTCATCGCCGGTCGCTTCTCCGAACGCACTCAGGTCTGGATCGACATTTTCGGCTTCCTGCTGTTCCTGCTGCCGATCTCACTGATCATCCTGTGGCTGTCGATCCCTTACTTCTGGCTGTCGTATGCCGGGCATGAGATGTCCGGCAACGCCGGCGGGCTGATCCGCTGGCCCGCCAAGTTCCTCATCGTAGCGGGCTTTTTCCTGCTGATCCTGCAGGGTCTGTCCGAGCTGATCAAGCGCTTTGCCTACCTCAAGGGCGAACTGCCGTTCTCCGCCTTCCGCAAGCACGCGGTCGATCCGGCGCTGGAGATCGCCGCAATCGCGCAAGCCAACCAGACCGGCCCGTCTGAAAAACAATAA
- a CDS encoding ferritin-like domain-containing protein has protein sequence MDRMSQKPAREAGTIVTLPDARRRGLLKAPGLFALGSLAVITLGESMPAWAQTQSGSTKDDINILNTALGLEYQAIAAYQVGAESGLLQKPVLATAVKFQDHHKAHAQVLAGTVSKLGGTPVMAKKASEYKFPTESLKNQADVLRFAAGLEKGATAAYLGVLPNFHNRELTRAAGSILGDEAMHWAVLLHALGEDPVPGAFVG, from the coding sequence ATGGACCGCATGTCACAGAAACCCGCGCGCGAGGCCGGGACCATCGTCACGCTGCCGGATGCGCGCCGGCGGGGCTTGCTCAAGGCGCCCGGCCTGTTCGCGCTCGGCTCGCTGGCCGTCATCACGCTCGGCGAGTCGATGCCGGCGTGGGCGCAGACGCAGTCGGGCAGCACCAAGGACGACATCAATATCCTGAATACCGCTCTGGGGCTGGAGTACCAGGCGATTGCCGCCTACCAGGTCGGCGCCGAGAGCGGGCTGCTGCAGAAGCCGGTGCTCGCCACCGCGGTCAAGTTCCAGGACCACCACAAGGCCCATGCGCAGGTGCTGGCCGGGACGGTGTCGAAGCTGGGTGGCACGCCGGTGATGGCGAAGAAGGCGTCGGAATACAAGTTCCCGACCGAGAGCCTGAAGAACCAGGCCGATGTGCTGCGCTTTGCCGCGGGGCTGGAGAAGGGCGCGACCGCGGCCTACCTGGGCGTGCTGCCGAACTTCCACAACCGCGAGCTGACCAGGGCCGCTGGCAGCATCCTCGGGGACGAGGCAATGCACTGGGCGGTGCTGCTGCATGCGCTGGGTGAGGATCCGGTGCCGGGGGCGTTTGTCGGCTGA
- a CDS encoding anti-sigma factor, which yields MKLAAHPELLDRLAAQYALGVLRGGARRRMEHLAREEPAVHAAILRWQDRLAGVSELQATAEPVDKVWCGIEARLGWKPPVEALKPARPAEVAAAGWWQRLWSAPVFWRGAAAAMAVVTVLSIGIGMQVAQQREAPPAAVIAVLNDDQAQPAMLVSWDAGARSLIVRRLDHVKLSEQQVLQLWALPAGGKPRSLGVIGRAPQVRLAMAAPPAAVPALAVSIEPTGGSPNADGPSGPVVFKGPVLHSPL from the coding sequence ATGAAACTGGCCGCCCATCCCGAGCTGCTCGATCGCCTTGCCGCCCAGTACGCGCTTGGCGTGCTGCGCGGTGGCGCGCGCCGGCGCATGGAACACCTCGCGCGTGAAGAGCCGGCGGTGCACGCCGCCATCCTGCGCTGGCAGGACCGGCTGGCCGGCGTGTCCGAGTTGCAGGCCACAGCGGAACCGGTCGACAAGGTCTGGTGCGGCATCGAAGCCCGGCTGGGCTGGAAGCCGCCCGTTGAGGCCCTCAAGCCTGCCAGGCCCGCTGAAGTCGCGGCGGCCGGCTGGTGGCAGCGGCTGTGGTCGGCTCCGGTGTTCTGGCGCGGCGCCGCGGCGGCAATGGCCGTGGTGACAGTGCTGTCGATCGGGATCGGCATGCAGGTGGCGCAACAGCGCGAGGCCCCGCCGGCCGCGGTCATCGCCGTGCTCAACGACGACCAGGCCCAGCCCGCCATGCTGGTGTCCTGGGATGCGGGCGCGCGCAGCCTGATCGTGAGGCGCCTGGATCACGTAAAGCTGAGCGAGCAACAGGTGCTGCAATTGTGGGCCCTGCCCGCCGGCGGCAAGCCGCGCTCGCTCGGCGTGATCGGCCGGGCGCCGCAGGTCCGCCTGGCGATGGCAGCCCCCCCCGCCGCAGTGCCGGCCCTGGCGGTCAGCATCGAGCCGACTGGCGGCTCGCCCAATGCCGACGGGCCGAGCGGCCCGGTGGTGTTCAAGGGGCCTGTGCTCCACAGCCCGCTGTAA